A portion of the Esox lucius isolate fEsoLuc1 chromosome 20, fEsoLuc1.pri, whole genome shotgun sequence genome contains these proteins:
- the tubb5 gene encoding tubulin beta-5 chain, with the protein MREIVHIQAGQCGNQIGAKFWEVISDEHGIDPTGTYHGDSDLQLDRISVYYNEATGGKYVPRAILVDLEPGTMDSVRSGPFGQIFRPDNFVFGQSGAGNNWAKGHYTEGAELVDSVLDVVRKESESCDCLQGFQLTHSLGGGTGSGMGTLLISKIREEYPDRIMNTFSVVPSPKVSDTVVEPYNATLSVHQLVENTDETYCIDNEALYDICFRTLKLTTPTYGDLNHLVSATMSGVTTCLRFPGQLNADLRKLAVNMVPFPRLHFFMPGFAPLTSRGSQQYRALTVPELTQQVFDAKNMMAACDPRHGRYLTVAAVFRGRMSMKEVDEQMLNIQNKNSSYFVEWIPNNVKTAVCDIPPRGLKMAVTFIGNSTAIQELFKRISEQFTAMFRRKAFLHWYTGEGMDEMEFTEAESNMNDLVSEYQQYQDATTEEEGEFEEEADDDDDA; encoded by the exons TTCTGGGAGGTGATCAGCGATGAGCACGGAATTGACCCCACGGGGACCTACCATGGAGACAGCGACCTGCAGCTGGACAGAATTAGTGTCTACTACAACGAAGCAACAG GTGGGAAATATGTACCCAGAGCCATCCTAGTGGACCTTGAGCCTGGCACCATGGACTCTGTGAGGTCTGGACCCTTTGGACAGATCTTCAGGCCAGACAACTTTGTGTTTG GTCAGAGTGGTGCTGGTAATAACTGGGCCAAGGGCCACTACACAGAAGGAGCAGAGCTCGTGGACTCTGTCCTGGATGTCGTCCGAAAAGAGTCTGAGAGCTGTGACTGCCTACAGGGCTTCCAACTCACCCACTCTCTAGGTGGGGGAACTGGCTCTGGCATGGGCACCCTGCTCATCAGTAAGATCAGAGAGGAGTACCCTGACCGCATCATGAACACCTTCAGCGTAGTGCCCTCCCCTAAG gTATCAGATACGGTGGTGGAGCCCTACAACGCTACCCTCTCTGTCCACCAGCTGGTAGAAAATACCGACGAGACCTACTGCATCGACAACGAGGCCCTCTATGACATTTGCTTCCGCACACTCAAACTGACCACGCCCACCTACGGAGACCTCAACCACCTGGTGTCGGCCACCATGAGCGGGGTCACCACCTGCCTTCGTTTCCCCGGCCAGCTCAACGCCGACCTCCGCAAACTGGCCGTCAACATGGTGCCCTTCCCTCGCCTGCACTTCTTCATGCCCGGCTTTGCCCCCCtcaccagcagggggagccaGCAGTATCGCGCCCTCACCGTGCCCGAGCTCACCCAGCAGGTGTTCGACGCTAAAAACATGATGGCCGCCTGTGACCCGCGCCACGGCCGCTACCTGACTGTGGCTGCGGTGTTCCGAGGTCGTATGTCCATGAAGGAGGTGGACGAGCAGATGCTCAATATCCAGAACAAGAACAGCAGCTACTTTGTGGAGTGGATCCCTAACAACGTGAAGACGGCCGTCTGTGACATCCCGCCGCGGGGTCTTAAAATGGCCGTCACCTTCATCGGCAACAGCACGGCCATCCAGGAGCTGTTCAAGCGCATCTCGGAGCAGTTCACCGCCATGTTCCGCCGCAAGGCCTTCCTGCACTGGTACACCGGGGAGGGCATGGACGAGATGGAGTTCACCGAGGCCGAGAGCAACATGAACGACCTGGTGTCAGAGTACCAGCAGTACCAGGACGCCACCactgaagaggagggagagtttGAGGAGGAGgctgacgatgatgatgatgcttgA